The following proteins are encoded in a genomic region of Nicotiana sylvestris chromosome 4, ASM39365v2, whole genome shotgun sequence:
- the LOC104244928 gene encoding protein BASIC PENTACYSTEINE6-like, protein MDDSGHRDNGRHKPPQGQWLMQHQPSMKQIMAIMAERDAAIQERNLALSEKKAALAERDMAILQRDSAIAERNNAIMERDNAIATLQYRESSISGGGQIARGVVKHMHHPQQHVHVHHQPHMGEPTYNPRDMHVNESMPVSPVAPEPTKPRRNKRAKEPKAMTGSKKTPKASKKVKRETEDLNQTTFGKSQEWKGAQEMGDASDDLNRQLAVSKPDWKDQDLGLNQVAFDETTMPVPVCSCTGVLRPCYKWGNGGWQSSCCTTNLSMYPLPAVPNKRHARIGGRKMSGSAFTKLLSRLAAEGHDLSNPVDLKNHWAKHGTNRYITIK, encoded by the coding sequence TGGTTGATGCAGCATCAGCCATCAATGAAGCAGATAATGGCAATCATGGCAGAAAGAGATGCCGCCATACAAGAGCGGAATCTGGCCCTTTCTGAAAAAAAGGCTGCCTTGGCAGAGCGCGACATGGCTATCCTTCAGCGGGATTCAGCAATAGCAGAACGAAATAATGCAATCATGGAACGGGATAACGCTATTGCTACTCTTCAGTATCGGGAAAGCTCGATAAGTGGTGGTGGTCAGATTGCCCGGGGAGTGGTAAAACACATGCACCATCCTCAACAACATGTACATGTACATCATCAGCCACATATGGGAGAACCTACATATAACCCGAGAGACATGCACGTGAATGAATCCATGCCAGTTTCACCTGTTGCACCGGAGCCCACAAAGCCCCGTCGGAACAAAAGAGCTAAGGAGCCAAAGGCAATGACGGGTTCCAAGAAGACTCCAAAAGCATCAAAGAAAGTAAAAAGGGAAACTGAagatcttaaccaaacgacaTTTGGCAAGTCACAAGAGTGGAAGGGTGCACAAGAGATGGGCGATGCAAGTGATGACCTTAATAGGCAGTTAGCTGTGTCAAAACCCGATTGGAAGGATCAAGACCTGGGGCTAAACCAAGTCGCATTCGATGAAACAACAATGCCAGTCCCAGTTTGTTCCTGCACTGGAGTTTTAAGACCTTGCTATAAATGGGGAAACGGAGGTTGGCAATCCTCATGTTGCACGACCAATTTGTCGATGTATCCTCTACCAGCCGTTCCTAACAAGCGACATGCCCGAATTGGTGGTCGAAAAATGAGTGGAAGTGCATTCACCAAGCTGCTTAGTCGTCTGGCGGCAGAAGGCCATGATCTATCAAATCCAGTCGATCTCAAGAACCACTGGGCAAAGCATGGGACGAACCGCTACATCACCATCAAATAA